From Lysinibacillus sp. FSL K6-0232:
ATGTTGAATATGATACGTGGACACGTACTGAAGTTAGACTAAAAGATGAATATGCAGAAATGTTTGTTATGCATATTCTTGATTCTTCTGATACCATTGGAGAGCATATTTTTAGTTTGCTTAATAGTAAATTGGTCTTTTTAAAAGAGAGTGTTTTGTCTAAAGATAAAAATAAATCTCGTTTGTCTAAAGATATAAAAAATCATACCAGATGGTGGCGTAAGTTTTTAAATACTACGAAAAAATTACCACTTACAGTTTATAAACCATCTATGCCATTGATACATAGTAAGTCTTGGTTATTACATCAAGTTTCTGTGACATTAGCAATGTTTAATATTTATTTAAAAGATGATGATAAATATGATGAATTTATCAATGAGTTGGTTATAACTGGTTTAGATAAGATGGAATCTAAGCATTTGAAACGTATAGAAGATCAAATAGTTTTAGATAAATATGTAAAAGATGGAGATATGTCTGTTGAGTGGTTTAACACAGAAATTGCTCCAGCTTTGAGGAAGCAAGATTTTATAAGAAGGAGCGCTAAGCAAAAACGTGAGCATAAAAATAATGTTTTAGATGTTTATTGGAAGCAAGTTGAAGAACAACAAAAAAAATCTGCTTTGTCAGATTATGAATAAGACGCAACAGACTTTTAATGTTATAAGATAATGTGTGATAACAGTGTACTATAGTATATGTTGATTTGTCTATATGAGGAGGTACACTGTGGGTAGGAAGAGAACAGGGAATAAAAGAGATGTCAAATTAAGCGTCGATAATGATTTGTTAGACAAGTTGATTGAACTAAAAGTAAATAAATCTGCATTGTTTACTGAAGCAGCTTTAAAAAGGTTGGAAGAAATAGAGGAAAAAACTAAGAAAATAGGAAAAAGTGATTAAAAAGGGCTTGATTATTTAAGTCCTTTTTATTATTCTTAAAACAGAACAAAAAGACGCGGTCGCGAATATGTGTTCGTATAAAATGGAGGTATGGTAAATGTTGGAGAGTGTAAAGCCGTTAGTATTTATCCGTGCTGAGCGTAATAAAGGCTACAGTGAGAAAAGTAAAAAAGATTACGATTTTGCGAACATTACATTATCTGATGGTTTGGAGAGTTTGAAAGTTGATATACAACCAGAGTTGGTTGAACAATGTCAAACTTTATATAAAAAAGGAGATAATGTTGTTATTACTGTTGATATAACAGAGGTTAATAATCGAGCTAGATTTATAGTTACAAAAATAAAGAAAGCTTCTTAGTGTAGTGTATGGATGAGCAAGCCGAAATTATTGAAGAAAATGTAGTTACTCCTGTTCCAGAGATTGACTTTACTGAGCTGGAAACTAAGTTAACAGACTTGGTAGAGGTGCTTGAAACAGAGCAAGAACAAAAACAGCTCGAAGCTGAAAAGCAAGCTCAAGAAGCAGAAGAACAAGCGAAAATAGAAGAAGAGCAAGCGAAGATAGAAGCAGAAGCAGAGGAGCAATTGCAAGCTGAATCTGCGGCTACCGACGAATTTCGACAAAATTTGCTGACTGAGCTACAGGTTTTTAATGAAGGAGTTCGGGATTATACGGAATATTTCGAGGCAATAGTAGAGCATCAGAAGGTAGAATTGGAACTCTATAACGCTGTTTATTATGCGTCTGTGATAGTTATTATTTTTGGCTGTTTACTTCCATTGTTTTGGATTGTGCGTCAGTTCAAAAATATTCTTAATTGGTTTATTTGAAGGAGGTGAGAAGAAATGAATGGAGGAGCAATTTTTACATTAACAGATTTTGACATTTCGCCTATTACATCGACAATCAGTGCCAATGCACCGATTATCATTGGCGCTGGTATTACTATTACTTTGACAATAGCTGCTGTAAAATTTATCCCACGCTTGGTTAAAGGTGCGGTTAAGGGCTAATAGTTTAAGCTTGGGTCAGCTTTGGACTGATAATCTCAGCTAATAATCTCATAACTAAAATAGCATATCGCAATTGATATGCTATTTTTTTTAGCAAAATGTGTCCACAAAAAATGGAAAGGAGAAAAAGATGAAAAATAAGAAATTATTAATCTTTGCCATGTTTGCTCTAAGTTTTTTTATATTTTTGAATCTCGAGCTGACACTATACTTAGCAATACGCTTAGCATTGACGCTAGTGGTATTACTGATAGTTTTGACACTTTTGAAAGCAGTGGTTGGCACACTAAAAGTGATTGGCAAGGATGGTCAATTGCTACTGCAGAAGCTGCGGAATCACAAGACTATCAATCTCACAAAGTCGTCGAGTTAGCTGCTAGTGATGATAGTGATGACAGTGGGGGCTTTTTGAGTGGTATAGGTGATTTGCTTACGGCTGTCACAGACTTCTTCCGCTGGTGTGGGGATTTTTTGAGAAATTGGTCAGACGAAATATCGGATTTTTTAAATGCTGCTACAACGTCAACTTGTATTGCATCTCCTTATCCTTGTCTAAACGATGGTCCAATTGTCAGGGTGATTAAAGGTCAGGTCAATAGGATTGATGAGTATCTAAAGGATTTGCTTAAGCCGTTTGAGTGGAATGGCTCAGATACTAATCCGTCGAATAATGATGGTACTTTTACGAGGTTTATTAAGAGCCAAGTTATGCTGTTGAGGACATCTATTGACTTGCCGATTTGGTCTAAAACGTTCAATTACGGTGGTTCGCCTGCTGGTATATCTGATGCTGATGGGATTTTTGTCAAATTTATAAAGTCCCAAGTTTCAAGAATTGTGACTAGCATTGAAAAGCCAGAGTGGTTACGTACATTTGATTATGGTGGTTCGCCTGCTGGTATATCTGACGCTGATGGGATTTTTGTCAAATTTATAAAGTCCCAAGTTTCAAGAATTGTGACTAGTATTGAAAAGCCAGAATGGTCAAAAGCTTTTTATCACAAAGGATTTTCGTTTGCCGAGTATTTGGAATCAATTCTTAAGGAATTGAGAACATCTAAATTAGCTAAGCTGGAAGATGCTTTGTATTATAAAGATTTTTCTGTAGCTACTTATTTAGATTCTATTTTGAAAGAACTTAGAACATCTAAGTTGGCTAAGCTAGAAGATGCTTTATATTATAAAAATTTTTCTGTAGCTGCTTATATGGATTCTGTTTTGAAAGAACTTAGAACATCCAAGTTGGCTAAGCTGGAAGATGCTTTGTATTATAAAGATTTTTCTGTAGCTGCTTATATGGATTCTATTTTGAAAGAACTTAGAACATCCAAGTTGGCTAAGCTGGAAGATGCTTTGTATTATAAAGATTTTTCTGTAGCTACTTATTTAGATTCCGTTTTAGAAGAGTTGAGGTTGCAAACGCCTCTTTTAAAAGATATTGGTAATGGTGGTTTTGACAAAGATATTATCAAAATTTTTGAGGACATACGTGACAATATAAAAAAATTGGGTCAAACTACTGGTGGTAAAAATATTTGGGATTTTTTAACCGAGCTGGTAGGTACGATTGGTAAATCTCTTGATAGTATTTTAGATTTTGTAACAAATCTTGGTGACTGGCTGATTGAGCTTGTTATACCTCAAGACACTACTTTTGTAACGACTGCTTTTAACGATTTAAAGACTCAGTTTGACGATAAGTTGTCAATTTTAGTGACAGTTAAGAGTGCTTTTTCTGGGATGTTTAATGATAGTGAGAGTCCTTTATCAGACTATACAATTAATCTCCCTATCGTTGGTCGCCCAATACAGCTTTTAGATATGTCTATCGTGTCAGTCGGTGTCCCAATTTTTAAAAAAGCAATGTCTGGATTGATTGTAATATTTACGATTTTGCATGTTTATAAAAAAATCGTTGGTACCGGTGGGGTGATGGAAAAGTGATTTTAGAGCTAGTTATACGCTTATTTTTTGGGATTGTTACATTACTATTGTCTTTAATTCCCAAGATTGAGTTGCCGCAAAATTTTCTTAGTTTTATGGGTGATGCTAGTTATTTAATATCTTTTGCATCTTATTTTTTACCAATACCAACTATTTTAGCGTGTATTGCAGTCATTTTTGTTGTTGATAATATAAAGCTTTTAATGTCTATTTTTAATTGGATAATCAGCAAAATACCAACAATTAGTTAATTATTTTTGCTGGCTCGCCTGCCGAGCGTGAGCCGCCAGCCGAGCCAGCAAAAAAATAACAATGTGGGAGTTTATGATATATGTTTAAAAAGTGCAAAAAAGATGATATTACACAAATAAAAGACTATACTGCTGAGTCGTTTTTTATAAAATTTTTTAAATTTATTTATCTCTATTTTAAAGATTTGATTTTTTTGTTACGTAATGGTGGGATTTTTAAAGAGTATGGTGTGACAATGTATTGCGGTCAGCAAGGTGCTGGTAAAACAATCGCCATGACGGAATACCTTGAACGCATGCGCAAGAGGTATCCTAATGTGATGATCATTACTAACTATGGATATATCCATCAAACTAGAGAATTCAACGATTGGAAAGACTTTTTTGAAATCCGTAATGGTGCCGATGGCGTTATTTTTGCTATCGATGAGATCCAAAATGAATTTAATAACCGTTCATGGAAGAATTTCCCAGAAGAACTTATGTCTGAAATTACACAGCAGCGTAAACAAAAAGTAAAAATTGTTTGTACAGCTCAGGAATATTTAGACGTTGCTGTGCAGTTGCGTCGTCAGTCTTTTTTTATTGTTGATTGTTTTACATTTGCAGAACGCTGGGTTTTTACTCGATGTTATAAAAGACGTGACTACGAAAAAGCTTTGAATAGCACAGATGGTTTTTCAAAGGTGCGTAAGATTTATAGCAAGTCGTTTATACAAGATGCTAAATTACGCAGTTTGTATGACACTGAGAAGAAAATCGAGCGTCTGGAGAGGTCTACGTTTATGAGTAAGAGGGAAAGAGGCGTTGTCTGATGGATAAGATACTTGACTTTTTGTTTGGCATTGCAGTTTATTTATTTCTTTTTATTAACGAGTTTTTATAAAATTGTGTACACAAAAATTTTTAAGAAAAACGCGGACACATCGAGTACACTTTGTTATAATATAATTATATTACAACAGAGGAGTGTTGTGTGTGGTTAAAGATAAAACGATAAAAATGCGTGCATCTGCATATGACAAAGCTGTACTTAAAGCTATTGCGGCTAAAGTGGATCAGGAAAGGTCTTTTGCTGTTAAGACTAGCGAGTCTGATGTTTTGCGTATAGCTATATCAAATTTAGTTTTGCAGTATCTTACCGATGATGAGATTGTCCAGCTTAAATCGCAATATATGTTTCAGTAGAATGTGTAAAATGTGTACACAAAAAAAAGGAGGAATTTTATGAAATACACAATCTTTCGCACGTGCATAATTATTGACGATGATGCTACAGTGCAAGTCGCTGTAGCTGAGTGCGATAATCAAGAGCGTATGCAGCAGTTGCTAGATATGCTCGTAGACTACAACACAGATGTTATGTATATGTATCATGCCATTGACGAGGACGAGCATAGTTATGTTGCTACTCAGTATCAAAAGTAGTTATGTTTTTCCCTTCCCCTTGTATGGATTGGCTGAGGCGCTAGGGGGTGTGGGGGGATTCCCCCACGTTGCGATAGATGACTAGTTTGATAATTAGCTAGTGCGGCTGAGGCTTGTTTTTTGCCTTAAACTGTTGCGGTGTCGATACGAGCTTATGTGATACTTGTATGTCTTGTATCGGCGCACCGATTGCGTAAAGGCAAAAAATGGTGTATGTCAAGGGGGCTCTCGGTAAAAAGTTTTTGCGTTTTTTGCAAAAAGTTTTTACCGCCCTTGACGTACATCACCGTTACTTTGTTGCCT
This genomic window contains:
- a CDS encoding replication initiation factor domain-containing protein; the protein is LVDWVTCSFKSATNLHQVFNLIGIDNLENLETRSGSRYEFSGYDVTHKLGKIFLLHNSSENKWLLDLSGQACREFELISCFDFVTLFGILANVNASYTRLDIAIDDFQEIYNVNMIRKAVYNKQCVTRLEDWGNAERGKIKSGRDFLTMDNFYLGSPNSRYFINFYDKKLERQNKGLDVEYDTWTRTEVRLKDEYAEMFVMHILDSSDTIGEHIFSLLNSKLVFLKESVLSKDKNKSRLSKDIKNHTRWWRKFLNTTKKLPLTVYKPSMPLIHSKSWLLHQVSVTLAMFNIYLKDDDKYDEFINELVITGLDKMESKHLKRIEDQIVLDKYVKDGDMSVEWFNTEIAPALRKQDFIRRSAKQKREHKNNVLDVYWKQVEEQQKKSALSDYE
- a CDS encoding zonular occludens toxin domain-containing protein; the encoded protein is MFKKCKKDDITQIKDYTAESFFIKFFKFIYLYFKDLIFLLRNGGIFKEYGVTMYCGQQGAGKTIAMTEYLERMRKRYPNVMIITNYGYIHQTREFNDWKDFFEIRNGADGVIFAIDEIQNEFNNRSWKNFPEELMSEITQQRKQKVKIVCTAQEYLDVAVQLRRQSFFIVDCFTFAERWVFTRCYKRRDYEKALNSTDGFSKVRKIYSKSFIQDAKLRSLYDTEKKIERLERSTFMSKRERGVV